The Quercus lobata isolate SW786 chromosome 9, ValleyOak3.0 Primary Assembly, whole genome shotgun sequence region GTATGTAATCATAAACATATCATCTTTCACAAGCAGACAGTTCTCAATGGAGGTTCACTTCATGTCCATTCTTTGAACTAGTTTTTATTCTATTAAGGAAGTTTTGTATGTCATCTTGGGTTGCCAGTGCACTTGATCATGTCACTAGCTTCATGATGGGTGCATATTGTGCATTCTCTTAAGCATGATCAATCACGCGCACCCTTTTTGCTTAGGATAGATTCAGTACTAAAGAGATATGCTTTGAcctttttattgttatatatttaagtCTGTCTTGTATTCAACACAGAGTTTGAAGAGggaagataaaagaaaagattcaTCGAGGCTCTGGCTGTTCAGACAGTGGTGGCAAAACCTACTGTTCTAGTTTTGATTGTCATCCCTCTTCATGTGTCACTCATTCTGACATTCTGCTAATACTTAAGATCTAATACAATATGATTCAGAAGTCGTCACCAAGAACAATTCACATTCGTGGCCAATTTCACGGATTATCAAATTTGCAGATAGTTTCTGCAATCTTCAATGGCTGTCTCGGATTAGTGTATTTATGCTTGGCCTTCTGGATTTTAGAGGAGAATTTGAGGAAAACCCACATAGCTCTGCCTTTGGATCAGTGGTTACTGGTGTTGTTTCAAGGCTTCATATGGCTGTTGGTGGGCTTAGTCGTGAGCCTTAGAGGGAAACAACTTTCAAGAGGGCTATTGCGACTATTGTCCATTCTTGCCTTCTTGCTTGCTGGGATTGTCTGTGTGTTGTCCCTGGTCACTGCCATTTCCAGCCAAAAAGTTCCAGTAAAGACAGTTTTAGATATTCTGTCCCTTCCAGGAGCAATATTGTTGCTGTTGTGCACATATAAGTATACATATGAAGAGAGGGAAAACAGATCGAACGAAGATGACCTCAACACTCCCTTGAATTTTGAGGCCAGTAACATCAGTAAAAGTGATTCAGGAGTAGTTGTTACTCCTTTTGCTGAAGCCAGATTCTTcagtaaaatgtcattttggtGGTTGAATCCATTGATGAAAAAGGGCAGGGAGAAAACCCTTGAGGATGAAGATATACCCAAGTTACGAGAGGCAGATCGAGCAGAAAATTGCTATTTTCTATTCTTGGAGCAATTGAATCAGCAGAAAAGGGCAGAACCATCATCCCAAACATCAATCCTGTGGGCAATAATTTTATGCCACTGGAAAGAAATTTTCTTGTCTGGTTGCTTTGCTGTGTTAAAGATTGTCACACTATCTATGGGTCCTCTACTTCTGAACGCCTTCATTTTGGTTGCGGAGGGAAAAGAAAGTTTCAAGTATGAAGGTCACTTATTGgcaatatcatttttcttttcaaagtgcATAGAATCCATTTCGCAAAGGCAGTGGTACTTCCGGAGCAGGCTTATTGGCCTAAAAGTGAGGTCATTGCTCTTAGCGGCCATTTATAACAAACAACTAAGATTATCCAACTCTGCGAGGTTGATGCACTCAGGTGGTGAGATAATGAACTATGTCACAGTAGATGCCTACAGGATTGGAGAATTTCCATTTTGGTTCCACCAAACTTGGACAACAAGCCTCCAGCTATGTCTTGCATTGCTAATTCTTTTCCACGCAGTGGGGCTAGCAACAATTGCGGCACTGGTGGTGATCATTCTCACCGTGCTTTGCAATGTTCCACTTGCAAAGTTACAGCATAAGTCTCAATCTAAGCTAATGGTGGCACAGGATGAGAGACTGAAGGCTAGTTCTGAGACTCTAGTGAACATGAAGGTCCTGAAATTGTATGCTTGGGAAACCCATTTCAAGCAAGTCATAGAAAATTTAAGGAAGGTGGAGTTCAAATGGTTATCTGCAGTGCAGTTAGACAAAGCATATCATAGCCTTCTCTTTTGGTCAACTCCTGTTTTGGTCTCATCTGCTACCTTTGTAGCATGTTATTTCCTCGGAGTTCCACTACATGCAAATAATGTTTTCACCTTCGTAGCAACTTTTCGCCTTGTTCAGGATCCTATTGCATCTATTCCTGATGTTATCGGGGTGACAATTCAAGCGAAGGTTGCATTTGCACGGATTGTGAAATTCCTTGAGGCACCAGAGCTGCAGAGTGCACACGTCCAGCAGAACTGCAATGTGGAAAGAATGAATCACACCATTTTTATTAACTCAGCCAAATTTTCATGGGAAGAGAATTCACCGAAGCCCACTCTAAGAAACATAAATTTGGAGGTTAGACCTGGTGAAAAGGTGGCTATATGTGGAGAAGTTGGCTCAGGCAAGTCAACCCTTCTAGCAGCAATTCTCGGAGAAGTTCCAAAGATTCAGGGAAGCGTAAGTTACTACAGCTCTTTTACTTTCATTCCAAAAATTcaggtcatttttttttttttttttaatgtatgtgAAATTTCATTAAAGGAAAACACCAGAGATAGGTAGTCTCCATAAATTATAAAGATCGCTATTTTGAATAGTCTTTAACATTCTCACTCCAAGCAAGCCATTCAGCAACAAAACTTTGCTCCAAGTCAACTTCTGACCAAACTATTCCATTGTGAATCCTAGCATTCCTATCAAGCCACATATGGTAGATGACAGCACTCCAAGCCAGCTTGCATATAGTTCGCTGAAGCTTTTCACCATTTAGCTTCCTTACAGTGCAGTCCAGTTCATAACACTGGTCACCAACCTGCCTTCTCATTGGGCACTTGCTTAAAACAACTTCCCAATTTCTTTTAGTGAAGGAACATTTATAAATGGTTTCGAGCTTCAATTTTACTCCTACAAAACACATCACATTCGCCTTGAAAACCCAAGCAGCTGAGCTAGCCTACCTTTGTTAGCCTGTTTTACAGAGCTAACTAGCATACAAAAGCATACTTAGGAATGTTTTTGGAAAACCATACCAGCTTCCACTAGCTAATTTAAAGCTTCTTATTACATATGGCCTTCCAGGTACCTTTGCAATTATACTCTTTTTTGCTGAAGGAAACGACTCAACTTATCAATATCACCCAACTGAATCCCCTACAACCTACTTTGTATTAGGACTAAATTATCAGACCTAGCTGAGGCTAATTCCACTGGCATTGCACATTGAGAATAAAAGTGGATAACCTGTTTGGAAAATAGCTAGCAATATCTTAAGCAATTCTGTGTCCATATTGCTGAATCAAAGCCTCATCAAGATGCCATGAATCATCACAAATGAAGATGACTTCACCATTCCCCACCTTATTCCTTAAAAGAGACCTGACTTAATTCCTAACTTGAAACCAAGCAACCCAAATAGACCCAGCTCtagcaaaaataatcaaaataaaacgCATAACGGCAGCCCTATTCCATTCAACCAGCTTACAGACCTGCAAACCACCTTCCTGCTTGGGAAAAGTAAGATCCTTCCAAGCTACTTTAGGAATAGCAAAAGTAGCAATACCACCTCACATATGCCAAGATCCTTGTGGCTTAGTAGCATTACTCGGTTCTTCCCATATGGGGAACTTGGGTCTTTGTCTTGGATTTGAAAAAACACATCCTAGACTCAACAAGACTCAAAAGTTTTGTTCACGTTTTGCCAGCAGTCAATCTATTGACACCCTAACAGTCAATTTGATCAATAGTACTATAAAAGCAAAGGATAAATTCCTTCCACTCCAAAAGTTGATCcatttgctaatttttttccaCAAGAGGCCTGCACTCATTTAAGGACAATTCTGGGAATTAAAGGTACCTAATGGGAGGCTAATCTTCCTTGAACTTCAAAATGCCAAGGAACTCAGACTTGGAATCAACATCAACACCAGAGGAGAAAATAAAACTTCAGATTTACTGGAATTAGCAGCCATCCCTGACATCTCCTTGAACTCCTCAAGAATTTGACTGAACACCACTAGATCAGCCATGAGGCACAAATCAGTGAGCTATATTTTAGCACGCATAGGATGATACCCAAATCCACTACCCAAACCCCAttcaatggaaaaaaatttcatggcCATTTCACAGAGTCACATCCCCTTgtatcaacctttttttttcccttcgaAATAACCCACCAATCCTCCATTGACCGCAATCAAGTATTTTGCAAATCAAACAGCTTTATTATCTTAGCTGAGCAAAACAAAATCCCATTTAATGGAATCATAGGCCTTCAAAATACCAACCTTTATAGCACATCAAACAGGTTTATTGTCCCTATGAATTTCTGAccaagtcaaaatttttaagacCTGTCTCTTATTATATGCACTCCAACAATTCCCAAGCATACATCCATCGAACATAAATGTAGTGCCCATCTAATATTGGAAAAGGTTAAAGTATTCTAACTGTGTAATCTGattcatttattaaaattacAGATAAAAGTCTATGGGAAGATATCCTATGTTTCTCAAACAGCATGGATACAAAGTGGGACAATACAGGagaatattttatttgggtCTGCTATGGATAGTGAAAGATACAGAGAAACACTAGAGAGGTGTTCATTGATTAAGGACCTTGAGTTGCTTCCATTTGGTGATCTCACTGTAATAGGTGAGAGAGGTATTAATCTGAGTGGTGGTCAGAAGCAACGCGTTCAGCTAGCCCGTGCTCTCTATCAGGATTCTGACATATATCTCTTGGATGATCCATTCAGTGCATTGGATGCACAGACTGCTACAAGCATATTTAATGTAATTGTATTTTCCCAGCACCTTCCACATCTTTGTTATTTTTCACTATCTATCTGTGTTCAATTTCTAACTTCAAGTGCAAGCTTACTTAACTGTGACAGGAATATGTTATGGAAGCGCTTTCAACAAAGACGGTCTTACTTGTGACCCATCAAGTTGACTTCCTGCCTGCTTTCAATTCTGTTTTGGTTAGTATACTGAATTTAATGATAGACTGAAGTACACAGAGCACTTGGTGAGGTAAATGACAGGAATTTAGTCTTTTTCCCCCTATTAGAACCACTAAAACTATTTTGGAGGGTCTCTCAAAGCCACCATGTCTATATTCATTGGGAAAAAAGTCCCTAATATCTGTGTAAGATGACAGAATGCCTGTTGAAGATTAGGTTACCAtggttctctttttttaaaatctagTTATTCCATGAACCATGCACTTAAAGACTCAGTTAACCTGCACAACATAGCGATCCTTACTTTactttttatgtaaaattttattgatattttccTTAGTTAGAATTGGTTAGTTCCACACAACAATTTGATGTGAGTTTGATTTTATGGACAGTTGATGTCAAATGGGGAAATCCTACAAGAATCTCATTATCAGAAGTTGTTGGCCTCAAGAAAGGAATTTCAAGACCTTGTTAATGCACACAAAGTGACGGCAGGTTCTGAAAGGCTTACAGATTTTAGTTCTACCCATAGACAAGGAACATCATCCAGAGAGATTAAGAGCACTTATGTAGAGAAGGAATCAAAAGCATATAAAGGTGATCAATTGATTaagcaagaagagagagaaacaggaGATATGGGCCTCAAACCTTACATGCAATATCTGAATCAGAACAGAGGGTTCTTGTACTTCTTTATTGCCT contains the following coding sequences:
- the LOC115962169 gene encoding ABC transporter C family member 10-like, which translates into the protein MIQKSSPRTIHIRGQFHGLSNLQIVSAIFNGCLGLVYLCLAFWILEENLRKTHIALPLDQWLLVLFQGFIWLLVGLVVSLRGKQLSRGLLRLLSILAFLLAGIVCVLSLVTAISSQKVPVKTVLDILSLPGAILLLLCTYKYTYEERENRSNEDDLNTPLNFEASNISKSDSGVVVTPFAEARFFSKMSFWWLNPLMKKGREKTLEDEDIPKLREADRAENCYFLFLEQLNQQKRAEPSSQTSILWAIILCHWKEIFLSGCFAVLKIVTLSMGPLLLNAFILVAEGKESFKYEGHLLAISFFFSKCIESISQRQWYFRSRLIGLKVRSLLLAAIYNKQLRLSNSARLMHSGGEIMNYVTVDAYRIGEFPFWFHQTWTTSLQLCLALLILFHAVGLATIAALVVIILTVLCNVPLAKLQHKSQSKLMVAQDERLKASSETLVNMKVLKLYAWETHFKQVIENLRKVEFKWLSAVQLDKAYHSLLFWSTPVLVSSATFVACYFLGVPLHANNVFTFVATFRLVQDPIASIPDVIGVTIQAKVAFARIVKFLEAPELQSAHVQQNCNVERMNHTIFINSAKFSWEENSPKPTLRNINLEVRPGEKVAICGEVGSGKSTLLAAILGEVPKIQGSIKVYGKISYVSQTAWIQSGTIQENILFGSAMDSERYRETLERCSLIKDLELLPFGDLTVIGERGINLSGGQKQRVQLARALYQDSDIYLLDDPFSALDAQTATSIFNEYVMEALSTKTVLLVTHQVDFLPAFNSVLLMSNGEILQESHYQKLLASRKEFQDLVNAHKVTAGSERLTDFSSTHRQGTSSREIKSTYVEKESKAYKGDQLIKQEERETGDMGLKPYMQYLNQNRGFLYFFIACLSQLLFVAAQILQNSWMAANIDNSNVSTLRLVLVYMVIGLASVLFLLGRSLSTVVLGLRSSESLFSDLLDSLFHAPMSFYDSTPLGRILSRVSYDLSIIDLDVPFSLVFSVTSTSNACSTLVVLAIVTWQVLFVSIPMVYLATRLQRYYFTSAKELMRINGTTKSFVANHLAESAAGAMTIRAFDKEEQFFTKNLGLIDTNASPFFHSFSANEWLIQWIEIVSAAVLASASLCMVLLPPSTFSPGFIGMALSYGLSLNMMLVRSIQKQCSVANDIISVERLNQYMHIPSEAPEVIEGNHPPTNWPAVGKVEIQDLQVRYRPNAPLILCGISCTFEGGHKIGIVGRTGSGKSTLIGALFRLVEPAGGKIIVDGIEISSIGLHDLRSRFGIIPQDPTLFNGTLRYNLDPLCQHSDQEIWEVLGKCQLQEAVQKKEEGLDSLVVEDGSNWSMGQRQLFCLGRALLRRSRVLVLDEATASIDNATDMILQKTIRTEFADCTVITVAHRIPTVMDCTMVLAISDGKLVEYDTPMKLMNKEGSLFRQLVKEYWSHSQSAELH